Genomic segment of Geminocystis herdmanii PCC 6308:
TGATAATAGAATCAGAAAAATTATGACTAATTAAGATATTATTTTGCGTTTCTAATAGATTGCTTATGAAAGTTATTTTTTCCGATTGTTTTTTACTTAGTAAATCGTCGGTTTTTAATTCTTTTATGGTTTTCTCTTTCCAATGTGGATTAAGAAAATATTTAATAATATTTTTAAGGGTAATAATTTTAATTAAGGATTCTTCTTGATAAATAAATCCTTGTAGATGTTGATGGATATTTATTTTTTTAATCAGAGAAAATAAACTAATATTTTCGGTAATTACTGTCAAATTCGGTTCAATAACTTCAGCGATACAGATACTTTGATAAAAAGATTCTGTATAAAAGTGACGACAAAGACTCTGATCTGATATAATTCCTATTAACTTATTACGTTCATTTAAACATCCGTAAATTATTGATTTTTGCTGATATATATTTTGTGCGATCGAAAATATATCAGGTAATTGTTTTTCTTGATAAGAGGGGAAACTCTCACAAAAATCTTTTGCATGGAGAGAATAAGTATTAAGATTAAAAGTAACTGTTTTGAGAATAGTTTGTTCAGAAATAACTCCCAAAGGGATTAAATTATCCACTACTATCAAATATTTATATCCCATAGTCATTTTTTTTACCACATCCAGAAAAGAAGTATTGGGTAAAATTAAAATGGGTTGATAGTCAATAATAGTGAGATTTAATTCCTCATGAAAAATCATCATAATCAGGAATGAGATATTAGATATTAGGTATTAGGTATTAGTCTGAAAAAAGAGTTAGGAGTAATAAATGAGAGTTTTTTATTTATTTTTCATTATCAATTATCAATTCTCCTTTTTCCATTATTTAAGATAGGAAAGGGGCATACAAAATTCATCAATTCCTTGTTTAATCACATAAATAATAACAGGAGTTACCAATAACGGAGGACAAATTTTTCTCTCGATGATATAATTCACTGCATTTTCAATGTAATTATCTTGTAAATCTGAACGCAAACTTTCCTCACAAATGGCTACTCGACAACGTTTCGCCCAACCGTCTAACCAATCCACTCGATCGATGGCTTGTCCTATAGAAAGTGCTATCGAGGTTGCACCATCTTCTAAATCTCCTTCAGCATCTTCAATTATATCTAATGCCATCATAGCAGGTTCACATTCTGCTAATTGATCTCGATAGTAACTAATTTCTTGACTGGTTAACTGCATAAATTTTTAATTAATTTAAAAATACAGAATCTATTTTTTGCTTTGGTACTTAACCTATTCTATGATCAATAATAGACATTGACTATTTTTGAGAAAATAAGGGTTAAAACCCTCACTAAGTCAGCAGATAAATTAATTGTATGTTTACTTTCTGAAAGGCAAAAGGCAAGAGGCAAGAGGCAACAAAGATGTAAGTTATTTTAATTAATTTTAAAATTCACAATCTATTTTCCATGAGTATTTACAAACAAAAGTAAATATCTTGTTTTAGGCACAATCCAACTCCAAGAAAAATCCCCATAATTATTATTAAACAAAATTGTATGATGCTTTCAAATTCTACGAGTAAAAAATGGCAACCTATCATTAAAGAATTAGAGGAAATATTAGGTAAAAATGGCGTAGTCAAGCGCAAAGATGAACTTTTAACCTACGAATGTGATGGTTTAACGGAATATCGTCAGCGCCCAGCTTTAGTTACCTTACCCAAAACCACCGAAGAAGTCGCTCAAATTGTCAACATCTGCAATAAGTATGAAATAAAATGGGTTGCAAGGGGAGCAGGTACAGGTTTATCTGGAGGCGCGTTACCTGTGGAAGACTGCCTTTTAATTGTCACTGCGAGAATGCGTCAAATTTTAGATGTTGACTATGAGAATCAAAGAATTGTGGTGCAACCCGGTATTATCAATAATTGGGTAACACAAGCAGTAAGTGGTGCAGGTTTTTACTATGCACCTGATCCTTCTAGTCAGATAATATGCTCTATTGGGGGTAATGTGGCAGAAAATTCGGGAGGTGTTCACTGCCTAAAATACGGCACAACTACAAATCATGTTTTAGGCTTGACGATCGTAACTGCCGAGGGTAATATACTCAAAATTGGGGGAAAAGTGCCAGAAACCCCCGGATTTGATCTTACGGGCTTGTTTGTAGGCTCTGAGGGTACGCTAGGCATCGCTACGGAGATAACCTTGAAAATCCTCAAAACTCCTGACGCTATCTGTGTGGTGTTAGCAGATTTTAATAGCATTGAGGAAGCAGGAAGCGCCGTTGCCGAGATTATTCGTGCTGGTATTATTCCTGCGGGAATGGAAATGATGGACAATTTTAGTATTAATGCGGTGGAGGATGTGGTAGCTACTGACTGCTATCCGAGGGATGCTGAGGCTATTTTATTAGTAGAATTAGACGGTTTACAAGTAGAAGTTGATACTTATAAGCAACAAGTCGATGCTATTTGTCGATCGAACGGTGCAAGAAGTGTTACATCTGCTAGTGATGCGCCCACTCGTCTCAAACTCTGGAAAGGAAGAAAGGCAGCTTTTGCGGCGATGGGCAAAATTAGCCCTAATTATTTTGTACAAGATGGAGTAGTACCTCGATCGAAATTATCCCAAGTCTTAGGGGAAATAAATGCTTTAGGTGAACAATATGGCTATCGCATCGCTAATGTTTTCCACGCAGGAGATGGTAACTTACACCCTTTGATATTATACAATAATTCGATCGAAGGTTCATTCCATCAAGTAGAAGAATTAGGAGGAGAAATCCTCAAGTTATGTGTGAGAGTTGGAGGTAGTATTTCAGGAGAGCATGGTATTGGTAGCGACAAAAAATGTTATATGAGTGATATGTTTACCGAAACCGACTTAGAAACCATGCAATATGTCAGAAGCAGTTTTAACCCCAAAGGCTTGGCAAATCCAGAAAAGATTTTCCCCACCCCTCGCACCTGCGGTGAGTCAGCTAATGCTAACAAGACGGAGTTTAAAGGCGCAATAGCCTATTAAATTCAAACATTTCATTGCCATGAGAAAAAAGTTACTAAGTTTGTAGTGACGGCTTTAGCCGTTAATTAATAAGGGTTGACACCCTTACTACGAACTTTTTTATCGAAACCATGCAGTATGTCAGAAGCAGTTTTAACCCCAAAGGCTTGGCAAATCCCGACAAGATTTTTCCCACCCCTCGCACCTGCGGTGAGTCTGCGAATGCTAACATGACAAAATTTAAAGGCGCACTAGCCTATTAAATTCAAACATTTCATTGCCATGAGAAAAAAGTTACTAAGTTTGTAGTTACGGCTTTAGCCGTTAATTAATAAGGGTTGAAACCCTTACTACGAACTTTTTTATCGAAACCATGCAGTATGTCAGAAGCAGTTTTAACCCCAAAGGCTTGGCAAATCCCGACAAGATTTTTCCCACCCCTCGCACCTGCGGTGAGTCTGCGAATGCTAACATGACAGAATTTAAAGGCGCACTAGCCTATTAAATTCAAACATTTCATTGCCATGAGAAAAAAGTTACTAAGTTTGTAGTTACGGCTTTAGCCGTTAATTAATAAGGGTTGAAACCCTTACTACGAACTTTTTTATCTTCTGTTGAAGTAGTAACTTAGAAAATTGAAAAGATAATCTCTCCATGACGGGGAAGGAATTTTACCTAAATCTTTTTGCCAATTACCAATAATCATTCTACCCAACGGCGTTAATCTAAAGCTGTCTGTAATACCTTGCCCATCCACTTCCCTCCGTAGAATACCAACTTTGATTAACCACATTAAGTCATTTTCTACTTTATTTTCCGTAACGGATTTAAGAGTGTAATTTTTTTCTAATCCTCTTGTGGTTGCTATCTCTTTTAAGTCAACACTAGCATTAATCATCGTAGTAAATAAAGTTAACTGAAATGGACTACAGCGTAATGCTCTTTCACCTCGTTTAATGGTGTTGACGGGATAGGAAATTAATGATGGTTTCGTCAGAGTGG
This window contains:
- the glcD gene encoding glycolate oxidase subunit GlcD, with product MLSNSTSKKWQPIIKELEEILGKNGVVKRKDELLTYECDGLTEYRQRPALVTLPKTTEEVAQIVNICNKYEIKWVARGAGTGLSGGALPVEDCLLIVTARMRQILDVDYENQRIVVQPGIINNWVTQAVSGAGFYYAPDPSSQIICSIGGNVAENSGGVHCLKYGTTTNHVLGLTIVTAEGNILKIGGKVPETPGFDLTGLFVGSEGTLGIATEITLKILKTPDAICVVLADFNSIEEAGSAVAEIIRAGIIPAGMEMMDNFSINAVEDVVATDCYPRDAEAILLVELDGLQVEVDTYKQQVDAICRSNGARSVTSASDAPTRLKLWKGRKAAFAAMGKISPNYFVQDGVVPRSKLSQVLGEINALGEQYGYRIANVFHAGDGNLHPLILYNNSIEGSFHQVEELGGEILKLCVRVGGSISGEHGIGSDKKCYMSDMFTETDLETMQYVRSSFNPKGLANPEKIFPTPRTCGESANANKTEFKGAIAY
- a CDS encoding Npun_F0494 family protein; this encodes MTSPTLTKPSLISYPVNTIKRGERALRCSPFQLTLFTTMINASVDLKEIATTRGLEKNYTLKSVTENKVENDLMWLIKVGILRREVDGQGITDSFRLTPLGRMIIGNWQKDLGKIPSPSWRDYLFNFLSYYFNRR